One region of Candidatus Brocadia sp. genomic DNA includes:
- the rfbD gene encoding dTDP-4-dehydrorhamnose reductase: MRILVIGSLGMLGRDLVNRFPGFSDSKFSCIEVIAANHEHIDITHGPDTSTFVARIMPDVIVNCAAFTDVDACEIQISEAFAVNVNGAKNVALAGKETGAKIIHISTDYVFDGDKNESYIETDKPNPLSVYGKSKLEGELAIQEINDNYAIIRTAWLYGPYKKNFVTTMLNLGRKNRSVSVVTDQCGCPTYTADLSYAIWKIISLDLRGLYHVTNDGICSRYEWAKKIFALTGDQVSVLPLKTADYKRTANVPQNSSLNCTKYSTATGHKMRPWLEALEEYIKTM; encoded by the coding sequence ATGAGAATTCTTGTTATTGGCTCTCTGGGCATGCTCGGCAGAGACCTTGTAAATCGATTTCCCGGCTTTTCTGACTCAAAATTTTCTTGTATCGAAGTTATCGCAGCAAATCACGAGCACATAGATATTACGCATGGCCCGGATACCTCCACATTCGTTGCTCGAATCATGCCAGACGTCATTGTCAACTGTGCCGCGTTTACGGATGTTGATGCTTGTGAAATCCAAATTTCAGAGGCCTTTGCTGTCAATGTAAACGGGGCAAAGAATGTGGCATTGGCGGGAAAAGAAACAGGGGCAAAGATTATTCATATCAGCACCGATTACGTATTTGACGGCGACAAGAATGAATCTTACATTGAAACCGACAAACCTAATCCTCTCTCTGTCTATGGCAAATCAAAACTTGAAGGAGAACTTGCCATTCAGGAAATAAACGATAACTACGCTATTATCAGAACGGCATGGCTTTATGGTCCGTATAAGAAAAATTTTGTAACCACCATGCTAAATCTGGGAAGGAAAAACCGCTCCGTGTCCGTTGTGACCGACCAGTGCGGATGCCCCACGTATACGGCAGACTTATCGTATGCAATTTGGAAAATCATATCACTGGATCTCCGGGGCCTGTACCACGTAACGAACGACGGAATATGTTCACGCTATGAGTGGGCAAAGAAGATCTTTGCATTAACCGGTGATCAGGTATCTGTACTTCCTCTGAAAACTGCAGATTACAAAAGAACTGCAAATGTCCCTCAAAATTCTTCACTAAACTGTACGAAATATTCCACAGCTACTGGGCATAAAATGAGACCGTGGCTAGAGGCATTGGAAGAGTATATTAAGACTATGTAG
- a CDS encoding DUF2283 domain-containing protein, giving the protein MEKEIKVWYDKEGDYLEVIFEQKAGYFRQTENDAVMEKVDEKGNIIGFSILKVSAFKQKPLSISLKKAERTNS; this is encoded by the coding sequence ATGGAAAAGGAAATAAAAGTCTGGTACGACAAAGAAGGAGATTACCTTGAAGTCATATTTGAACAAAAAGCAGGGTACTTCAGGCAGACAGAAAACGATGCGGTGATGGAGAAGGTTGATGAGAAAGGAAACATTATCGGTTTTTCTATCCTAAAAGTGAGTGCATTTAAGCAGAAGCCACTTTCAATCAGCCTTAAAAAAGCAGAAAGAACCAATAGTTGA